From the Elaeis guineensis isolate ETL-2024a chromosome 16, EG11, whole genome shotgun sequence genome, the window TTGATGTTCCCATCGACAGCGATAACCTGTTTCCTCATAGCCTGGGCGGTGGGCCAGCTACTGTATTTCACCTGAAGCCTGGGTCGTGTCATCTGTTTATCAGTGCTGGAAGCCTGAGGCACGATCTCATGCAGGAATTCATCTGCCACGTCTCCATCCTCATCGATCCTTAGTCTCCTTGTGTACCACCCGAATCCCTGTACCAAGAAAAAGACCAGATGGAAACGAATGAGTCGCCAGCGGGTACACTATCTGGTAACcctcagaaatgaccaggtattAGAAAGCCTTTGACACATGAAATACAAGCCTGAACAGTAGATATGACAAAGTTAAGCAAAGAGAGAATTAGCTATCATAGAAAGGTTCGCAAAGCTGGGTTAAGCTTTGATTTGCACTTGTTGGTTGTGGTTATAGTTAAGAGGTAGAGATGTAACAGTAAGGAGTACATGAGAGTGCATGAAAGACCAGAAACAAGAACTGCAGTTGGGGAGAGCTAGCCTGAGCAACTAAATTATCTCTGTAGCAAATAGCCTAATCAAGCATCACATGTCCATCAGTTGACATCATGAATCAGGTTTCACTATCAGCTAGAATTGATGAAAATAGAACAGAACACTTATAAATCAGTGGAAGCACTTATCTTGAGAGGCTCTCACAGGAGATTTTCCAAACCAAAGAATGCCAGCCAATAAACCGCCCCCGCTCCCCCCGCCACCAACAAACcccaaaaaaaggggaaaaaaaaaaagccttttaAATAGTCGTCCTCCATAGGAGATTGTGGATAGGAGAAAAGGCTCTACAAGATCTAACAAATTCTCATTCTCTTTTACTTAACCTTTTTGTTCCTTCCAGATCAATTAATAAAACAACAGATAACAGATTGACAGTTGCCTGTTCATCCCAAGCATCAAAGACTGCAGTCTTTGATTCAAGTCTCATCTGATGGTTCCCACAACAGCTACATGGCAACCATTCCttacctttttttccttttttttaaagGAGAAAATTTCATGGCAACTAAATCAAGCAAAAACTTGGACACCTGTGCTGTCTTGTGTTTGTGTATAAGAAGTTCCCAAGATATATTCCTCATGCAAAGTTGCATATTCTCCCAGTATGGCAAGCGAATAGATACAAGCATTGTTCTTTCCCTCACATATGTTTCAGTTAGTAGACATACCGGCACATAGTCCTCCACTCTACATGTCTTTATCGACTGCAGAATATATCCAGAGGCCAGACtccagatctctctctctctctccactagCCTAAACAACATACTCTCACATGATTTTTCTTCCAGATTTCTTTCCTATTATGAATTTTTGGCGTTAAATCTCCTCACATGCAGAAAGCCTTCCATAAAGAATATCTGCAAACTATACCTTTTTCTGTTATTTTCAAAGTTTGTGTTAGAAAATGGAAAGCAAGATATTTCATGAAAACAAGCATTACATTAGTTTGCTTCTTCGTTTCAACTACACTTCTTGATATATGTTCCTCTTTTTGTCCCTTCATTTCTTATTGCTCGACTGATCTATGGCATTAACAAATTCATATCAACCATCTAAAATATTATACAATGAAAGCAACAGCATTGTTTAATCTGATAAGCATTCCTAGGATATGCCAACTAATTGGCTCTACCTCCTTGTTTCACCTTCTGCACAAAATGCACTGTCAGTGGCAAGAGTGACTATAAACTTAACAAGCAAGTCCTATCCAATTTATAGGTGTTTGGAAAtgcatatcataattttcacatACCtacaactattttttaagaattagTCTTGCCTTCATAAAATCTTTACTGTCAACTATGTGCTTTCTTGATCTATTTTCAGAATTACTCTAGATCTGTTATAATTAGGCTCCTACTAGACTGCTTGCTAAGAAAGCCCTGCACATGACCTTTGCTTTTCATGTTTCACTAAAATTATATCCCTCCACACCACCCCAACCCGACCCCCCACACCTCCCCCCGGTGGAAGGTTCCCTTTTTTCCCCTCGGGATCCCAATGATtgcttattaaaaaaataaaaaataaaatctaacctTAACCAAAGCCTACCTCTTAAAAGCTGCATGGATGACATCAGTTAATAGGATTCACAATCTTCTATCACATCTGTTTTATAGGTGTGCAGCTTGGCTTAAGCCTCTTGacatttttttataaaaacttGTGATTAATAATCCCACATAAATCTATTAGAATAATCTTATTTTCACTTTCTCCTGCTAGAAGAGGCCCTTAGATCTGGAAGGATAAGTAAGAACACCAACGTTAAGGGGGAAGGGATTTATAAGAAATAACTCACAAAGCGTGAGGTTGTGCCAAAGGTTTTAGTTGATATGCTGATTGGCAAATAAGGATAAAAAAAACTGACCTCAAATTGTCGGGACAAGGTTGATGGTTATGATTGTGGATTCTCTCCAACAACTTATCATTGAATGATGCAACTTTCCCACTCCAAGATTTTATCACCATGTTCTTAGACATCTTTTTGTCACATTTCCTGGGGCTTAATGTACATATCATAGACAGCTGCACTTGTTAACAACCAATATCCCATTGAATCACTGTATTATGTTGCTCCTTGTTTTAACAAAAATTACCTATTTATGATAAGTTGGATCCACCTTTAGAGTCGTTGAATTCACTAATGTGCCACCGCAAAGTCAATAATCACATCTCCCATCATGTTACCAATTCCAATCTATTATCTGCTAATGTGATATTTCAAATTCTCTACTATTTTACATAAATGACAACATATTGCTCCACAGATATAAATGGTCCTATCTTCTAGAGTTCCTCACATTCATCTAGTCTTGACATTGCGTCTAGAGTCTTATCTATAATCCCATTTTATTGCTGAAGCAATAAAACCATTGGTCACCCccctttgaaatttttttgacttACTTTAGATGTTATGCCTAACAACAAAAGAATACATAAATCTCATAAGAAAGACAATTTAATGCAGCACAAGATGCGACAATCAAATACCTTGACCAACTGGATCATACCAAATTTCACAGGGGCTAGTAGATTCATAGGTGAAGACTTTGCATGAGCTAAAAGTTTTTTCCGGATTTTCCTATAATTTTTCAATTACAAATGGAATCAGATTTCAGCCAGATTTCTATATTTGTAATTGAACAATTCTAGCATGTTTCCTTATTACTAGGTCCTAATTCTAGTATAATTTTGTCCTGGATTTAAGACCTGCATTAGGATCAAGGGTCATATCCTATATATGTTTCTAATACATTGTATGACGGTGGCTTTTGACATATTAATAAAAGAAATTCTTAAAGAGAATTTCCCTAAATGCAATTCTTAGTTTATTTGTTGCTATCCAGAAGGTTATATAGATGAGCATTATGATATGACATACTGGAGATTCCAGTTTACTCATACAAACACATCATTCCTAGGAAAAGTCCGATCTTTGTCTCCTTTATCACTTCCATGTGTTACAAACTTACCAGCCCCCAAAAATGCATCTAACCTATTTCTTGCTAACCGGGCGGCCGAAACAAATCCAAAAAACCCAATTAGACCACGATTCTCGAGAAACCCATCACACAATTCATCAAGAAACCAAACGAAAAACTCATGAAACAGAACGCCAACAaagaatcaaaagaaagaaaggacGGGAAGGGGCAAGCACCTGGACTCCGCCTTCGCCGGGACCGCAAGGAATGAGGACGGGCCCTACACTAGGCCTCTCGACGGTGACAGGAACATGGACGCTGAACCCTTTGGCTCGGCTGCGCGGCAAGCTCTTCCCCGTCCGcttatcctcctcctcctcctcgccgCCTCCGCGGCCGCCGGCAGCGGCCTCGTTTGCTTCGTCCCTTACGAGGCCGAGAAAGCCGGCGATCCTCCGGAAGAACCCCATTCTCGATGAAGAACCACTCGACGAGGAGATTTATAGTTTGGGAAAAGGTGGGATGCGAGAGGCGTGGTGGGTGGGGTTTTTTATCTTGGGGTTTTAATTTAAAAGCGGATGGAAGAAGGTAAAGGGACGTGCgcttttttcacaaaaaaaaaaaaaaaaaaaaaaaaaaaaaaaaaaaaaaaaaaaaaaaaaaaaaactactacgCGGGGATCGAAATTTCCGTCTCGCGAAAGAATTTGCATTCACCGTCGGATCGCTCACTTCATAGATCTCCAAGCGCTGCGAACTCTTCAATCCATCCATCTGCATAGATCTCGAAGCGAGCAATGGATGATCCAATGGCAGATGGGCGAAGAAAGGCATCCGAAGAATGAATTGCCTCCACAGGGTGTGGATACGGAAATGAATTGTCCCAGGGTGTGGATACCGTACCAAATTGTCTTCCCATGGCCCGAGATGTGGGTGGCGGTTGCTTGGTTGCTTTCAAGGAGATTTGGTGCCAGGCGGACTCCCGTACCGTATATTCTTCATCAGCATTGGATCCGGTATCCAGACATGAATAAATCTAGTGTTTAAAATTACATATTAAATTATGGTTGATATGAAGAAAAGGATGAAATCAACCTTTGAATCCTAGTTAAAGTTTTAAAAGAAAGTGCTCTAATCACCAGGCCACGAAACTATTTAGCTACGGTTGCTTGATGGGTATCTTTTGCATCGGATCTTTTATTAatgccataaattttttttttattcaatagtgAGAAAATAGGGGGGCAATTGACccaatcactttttttttttttttttttttttttgtcatgctTTGACAATGTGCCATATTTAACATGCGACTATAGATATCTTCAGTTGAATAATCGCATGCATTGCTTTTTATACGCGCTAAAACCTATTCTATATTGCAGCTTTATGGAAATATATTATGTACTTGAAAGTGACGTAGAGAATAATAATGTTGATGAtgctaaatttcaaatttgaagagtacaaaaaatatttaggattatttttttagttttgtgTATTGTTTAATACCAtgctttttttcataatttgtagtACACAATCACATTGAGCATGTCAACTCATATTGATAAGGAACCGATACTCAATACATTCCTCGTATAAAC encodes:
- the LOC105059586 gene encoding uncharacterized protein, which codes for MGFFRRIAGFLGLVRDEANEAAAGGRGGGEEEEEDKRTGKSLPRSRAKGFSVHVPVTVERPSVGPVLIPCGPGEGGVQGFGWYTRRLRIDEDGDVADEFLHEIVPQASSTDKQMTRPRLQVKYSSWPTAQAMRKQVIAVDGNIKLCSEYQGKLRWV